The Alkalihalobacillus sp. TS-13 genomic interval AATCACATCAAGCGTTTCAGCTGGGAGCCATTCACCTGTTTGATCATAAGCTTTCTGTCCAGCGAGGACTTCCTTCCATACAATTCCTTTTTCTCCGTTATATGCTTTTTCAACAGCAGCTTCCAATACTTTAGATGCTGCAGCCCAAATGTCTGGTCCGATTCCGTCACCTTCGATATAAGGGATGACCGGTTTGTTCGGTACGTTCAGTACCCCATTATCAACTTTAATACGTTCTCCGTTTGACAAGTTAATTACCTCCTGATCGTAAAATCTTCTTTTCGTTTTTTATCGTAACAAATTTTTTATCAAATGACTCATAAAAAGCGTCTGATGAGTATCAACCATCATGATGAATCTCATCTGACACTTTAGCAGTGAGTCGACTTGTTCAATTTAGCGATTTTCTATTGAGATATATTTTTGTTTATCAGGTCCAATGTATTCTGCACGAGGACGAATCAGACGGTTGTTTTCATACTGCTCTAAGATGTGTGCTAACCAGCCTGAAACTCTGCTCATCGCGAAAATAGGTGTGAAAAGATCATGTTTTAGACCAAGGCTGTGATAAACGGATGCTGAGTAGAAATCAACATTAGGAAGCAAACCCTTATCATTCGTCATCAATTCATCCAGCTTTACAGACATGTCATACCACTTGGATTCTCCTGTAATGCCAGTCAATTGCTTAGACATTTCACGAAGGTGCTTCGCACGCGGGTCTCCGTTCTTATATACACGATGTCCAAATCCCATAATTTTTTCCTTACGTTCAAGTGCTTCTTTTAAATAAGATTCGACGTTTTCAGGTTCACCGATATCAGTAAGCATCTTCATTACTCTTTCGTTGGCTCCACCATGAAGCGGTCCTTTCAATGCCCCGATCGCTGCCGTTACACCGGAATAGATATCGGATAGTGTCGCCACACAAACGCGGGCAGTAAATGTTGAAGCGTTGAGCTCATGATCAGCATGAAGTACTAATGCTTTATTGACAGCTTTTTCGGAAATCTCATCAGGTTCTTCTCCGTTCAGCATGTACAAGAAGTTTGCAGCATAGCTAAGTTTTGTATTTGGTTGAATGACTTCTTGTCCATCACGTAAACGAGAGATGGCCGCCACGATGGATGCAAGCTTCGCTTGTAGTCGAATCGCTTTTGTGAAATTTGCTTCCTCGTTCATTTCATCTGCTTCACTATCGTATAAGCCTAAAGCAGATACAGCAGTTCTTACCGCTGCCATTGGATGGATTTCATCAAGCGGAAAGCTTTTCATCATATCCAATACTTGCTGGGGTAAAGCATAATGCTTGGATAATTCAGCATTGAATTTATCCAATTCTTTTTGGTTCGGTAATTTACCATACCAAAGTAAGTAAACAACCTCTTCAAAACTTGCATAATCTGCAAGATCGTCAATATTGTAGCCGCGGTATGTCAGTACACCATCGATGATCGAACTTACCGAAGATGTTGTAGCTACAATGCCTTCTAAACCTCTAGTTGTGGTCATGGCTCTCTCTCCTTTTAATAAAATTGAGTTCTCTGTTCTCTTAATACAATAAAGCACGTGCCCAAAAAGTTTGACGAACTTTTTGTATCAAAGAAAATGTTTACCGTGAAGTAAACACATTAATTAAGGAAGGATAAAACGCATACATATTAATTATAAACAAGTTTGTGAACTTTGTGAACGCCTACGACTCGAAAACCTTAATCTATCAACGTAATTCTCTTTATTAAAGGGGCTTTCAGGAAAGGTATTGGCAT includes:
- the citZ gene encoding citrate synthase, which encodes MTTTRGLEGIVATTSSVSSIIDGVLTYRGYNIDDLADYASFEEVVYLLWYGKLPNQKELDKFNAELSKHYALPQQVLDMMKSFPLDEIHPMAAVRTAVSALGLYDSEADEMNEEANFTKAIRLQAKLASIVAAISRLRDGQEVIQPNTKLSYAANFLYMLNGEEPDEISEKAVNKALVLHADHELNASTFTARVCVATLSDIYSGVTAAIGALKGPLHGGANERVMKMLTDIGEPENVESYLKEALERKEKIMGFGHRVYKNGDPRAKHLREMSKQLTGITGESKWYDMSVKLDELMTNDKGLLPNVDFYSASVYHSLGLKHDLFTPIFAMSRVSGWLAHILEQYENNRLIRPRAEYIGPDKQKYISIENR